Proteins encoded in a region of the Marinococcus sp. PL1-022 genome:
- a CDS encoding IucA/IucC family protein, with protein MDFKQKAAEASMQSFINCYLRETGSGVWGEEECRVELSRQNIELILPVKYRSLTHRHIFRFPLYYKTLESGSLLELDVLTTGALLLKELALEYGDNGGKEEMMQRVLQSFELTELFLEARKEQKEEIVSRYIDSEQALLLGHLLHPTPKSRQGMEREEERDLYSPETGGRFQLHFFRAPSAHVEEASMEKESASAIVKNELQNAPETEELFKENYCRLDDGYALLPVHPLQAEAMLRQEPLQQKLDQGELAYLGPAGRSFTATSSIRTLYHEHSPYMFKVSIPVKVTNSLRVNQKKELVRGVEVEQLMQSRIGKEAARFFPEFEIVRDPAYIALKGEEETGFETIIRQNPFQETMDDQVSLAAGLVHDAYGEGSMLGNLIRSLAQAENRSTAEVSRDWFRKYLSISLHPMLWLYMTHGIALEAHQQNSVVRFTGGYPQVFYYRDNQGYYFARSKEAHLKEYVPELNASSDTVCADDIADERFRYYFFINHLFGLINGFGASELIEEAELLRILREELEDAEKSFGRSALTESLLEHETIPSKGNLLTRFFDMDELVGSLAEQSVYIHISNPLTAKECLQHESPAI; from the coding sequence TTGGATTTTAAACAGAAAGCAGCAGAAGCTTCAATGCAGAGCTTTATCAATTGTTATTTGCGTGAAACCGGAAGCGGTGTCTGGGGCGAGGAGGAGTGCCGCGTGGAGCTCTCCCGTCAGAACATCGAGCTGATCCTTCCAGTAAAATACCGTTCGTTGACCCACCGGCATATCTTTCGTTTTCCGCTTTATTATAAAACCCTGGAAAGCGGCTCCCTGCTTGAGCTTGATGTGCTGACCACCGGGGCTCTGCTTTTGAAGGAGCTTGCGCTTGAATACGGCGATAACGGAGGGAAAGAAGAGATGATGCAGCGGGTGCTGCAGAGCTTTGAGCTCACAGAGCTGTTTTTGGAAGCACGCAAGGAGCAGAAGGAAGAAATCGTCTCCCGCTACATTGATTCAGAACAGGCCCTTCTGCTCGGGCATCTGCTGCACCCGACCCCTAAAAGCCGTCAGGGAATGGAACGCGAAGAGGAAAGAGACCTGTATTCCCCGGAAACCGGCGGTCGTTTTCAGCTGCATTTTTTCCGGGCCCCGTCAGCACATGTAGAGGAAGCATCGATGGAAAAAGAAAGTGCGTCAGCTATCGTGAAAAACGAGCTCCAAAATGCGCCAGAGACAGAGGAACTATTTAAAGAAAACTATTGTCGCTTGGATGATGGATATGCTCTGCTGCCGGTGCATCCGCTTCAGGCAGAGGCCATGCTCCGGCAGGAACCCCTTCAGCAGAAGTTAGACCAGGGAGAATTAGCGTACCTTGGCCCGGCTGGCCGGAGCTTTACAGCGACCTCCTCGATCCGGACACTTTACCATGAGCATTCACCTTATATGTTCAAAGTCTCTATTCCGGTGAAGGTTACCAATTCCCTGCGTGTGAATCAAAAAAAGGAACTCGTGCGCGGCGTAGAAGTGGAACAGCTGATGCAGAGCCGGATTGGGAAAGAGGCAGCACGGTTTTTTCCGGAATTTGAAATTGTTCGTGACCCAGCATACATCGCCCTTAAAGGTGAAGAAGAAACAGGCTTTGAAACGATTATCCGGCAAAACCCTTTTCAGGAAACTATGGACGACCAGGTATCATTGGCCGCAGGGCTGGTGCACGATGCTTACGGAGAAGGCAGTATGCTAGGCAATCTGATCCGAAGCCTTGCTCAGGCAGAAAACCGGAGCACTGCCGAGGTAAGCCGGGACTGGTTCAGGAAGTATTTATCAATCTCCCTGCATCCGATGCTTTGGCTGTATATGACCCACGGCATTGCGCTTGAAGCCCATCAGCAGAATTCCGTCGTGCGTTTTACCGGCGGCTATCCGCAGGTGTTTTATTACCGGGACAACCAGGGCTACTATTTTGCACGCTCGAAGGAAGCCCACTTAAAGGAGTACGTACCGGAGCTGAATGCTTCAAGCGATACGGTATGCGCAGATGATATTGCAGACGAACGCTTTCGTTACTACTTTTTTATCAACCATTTGTTTGGACTGATTAACGGCTTCGGAGCTTCAGAATTGATTGAAGAGGCGGAGCTGCTGCGAATACTGCGCGAAGAGCTTGAAGATGCAGAAAAATCATTCGGCCGTTCTGCCTTAACTGAAAGCCTTCTTGAACACGAAACAATCCCTTCCAAGGGTAATCTGCTGACCCGTTTTTTTGATATGGATGAATTGGTCGGCTCCCTTGCTGAACAGTCCGTTTATATTCATATTTCAAACCCGTTGACCGCAAAGGAGTGCTTGCAGCATGAAAGCCCAGCAATCTAA
- a CDS encoding aspartate aminotransferase family protein: MPVVKEESHTAFDNEFLTSVGDKGRMLEMLTQTSAYIAEFFNESERPVPEAAEPQVKQFFQGTENEHAFDSVLEEVMEHIMKPSLNISHPHAMAHLHCPPLLSGVCADVIVSALNQSMDSWDQSPAATAVETEVVNWLCELYQLPQAAAGTFTTGGTQSNFMGLLLARDQYCAQKLSHDVKAGGLPPEAARFKIFCSEEAHFTVKKSAVQLGLGERAVVGVPTDEHKKMSTGKLEAFIQEAREAGDHPIAVVATAGTTDFGSIDPLGDIHYTAKKENLWMHVDAAFGGALALCSDYTDKLEGMQNADSLAVDFHKLFYQPVSCGAFLVRNQDSFRFIRHGAEYLNPEEDRDEGFTNLVDYSTQTTRRFDALKILMTLRTLGTEKWAEMIGRGLKQAERLAEKINDEPALYLLMKPEMNAVVFKYCPEHSFEKVEEDEINREIQQQLYASGEAVIAKTKIDERQFLKCTLLNPLTTEKDIDHVIQLVIKAGRKIEILRRRKSLGF; encoded by the coding sequence ATGCCGGTTGTAAAGGAAGAGTCGCACACCGCATTTGATAATGAATTTTTAACCAGCGTTGGTGATAAGGGCAGAATGCTTGAAATGTTAACACAGACGTCTGCTTATATAGCGGAATTTTTCAATGAAAGTGAAAGGCCTGTGCCCGAAGCAGCAGAGCCGCAGGTAAAGCAATTCTTTCAGGGCACAGAGAATGAACATGCTTTTGATAGTGTGCTTGAGGAAGTAATGGAGCATATTATGAAACCCTCTTTAAACATCAGCCATCCTCATGCAATGGCGCATCTGCATTGTCCGCCGCTTTTGTCCGGGGTGTGCGCGGATGTAATTGTGAGTGCATTAAATCAATCAATGGATTCCTGGGATCAGAGTCCGGCAGCAACAGCAGTGGAGACAGAAGTAGTGAATTGGCTGTGTGAATTGTACCAGCTGCCTCAAGCTGCTGCGGGAACATTTACCACCGGAGGCACTCAGTCGAATTTTATGGGGCTGCTGCTTGCAAGAGACCAGTACTGCGCACAGAAATTGTCACATGATGTAAAAGCCGGCGGTCTTCCTCCGGAAGCAGCCCGATTTAAAATTTTCTGTTCAGAGGAAGCGCACTTTACAGTCAAAAAATCGGCAGTTCAGCTTGGACTGGGAGAGCGGGCAGTAGTAGGCGTGCCAACAGATGAGCATAAAAAGATGAGCACGGGAAAGCTTGAAGCCTTCATACAGGAGGCAAGGGAAGCCGGTGATCATCCGATTGCCGTAGTGGCTACTGCCGGCACAACTGATTTTGGAAGCATTGACCCGCTCGGCGATATTCATTATACGGCCAAGAAAGAGAATCTGTGGATGCATGTGGACGCAGCATTTGGCGGGGCATTAGCGCTCTGCAGTGATTATACGGACAAGCTTGAAGGGATGCAGAACGCAGATTCTTTGGCGGTGGATTTTCACAAATTATTTTATCAGCCGGTCAGCTGCGGGGCTTTTTTAGTCAGGAACCAGGATAGTTTTCGTTTTATCAGACATGGGGCGGAGTATTTGAATCCGGAGGAGGACAGGGATGAGGGCTTTACGAACCTTGTGGACTATTCGACGCAGACGACCCGCCGATTCGATGCACTTAAAATATTGATGACGCTCCGTACCCTCGGAACGGAAAAATGGGCGGAAATGATAGGCCGTGGGTTAAAACAGGCCGAACGTCTCGCGGAAAAAATTAACGACGAGCCGGCGCTTTACCTGTTAATGAAGCCGGAAATGAATGCAGTGGTGTTTAAATACTGCCCAGAGCATTCCTTTGAAAAAGTGGAGGAGGATGAGATCAATAGAGAAATTCAGCAGCAGCTATATGCCTCAGGCGAAGCAGTAATTGCCAAGACGAAAATAGACGAAAGACAGTTTTTAAAATGCACGCTGCTGAACCCTTTAACGACAGAAAAAGATATTGATCATGTCATCCAGTTGGTCATTAAAGCAGGACGGAAAATTGAAATTTTACGAAGGAGGAAAAGTCTTGGATTTTAA
- a CDS encoding PRC-barrel domain-containing protein, which translates to MLVRTKDFQAFWISATDEEAIGAISDVYFDSRGEWKVRFLVADTRTWFVGGKVLLSPQLINRLDLAGQAIQMNASKDQIKDSPKPDEHEPISRSYEASVLNYYSLEPYWIPTAGSTDTETVMPVGGPFAPMDDDDNNARPAHDTAVTGAEENEMEAAQNKEDYYLQSTKDLRGYDIYTNGESIGTISDVVFDTNDWSVQFIEVDTAGALSSDHSLVPVEWFNQFSAMDESATASLSREAVENSPDYEASMTLTDDYGEEIRRHFGSPSNR; encoded by the coding sequence TTGCTCGTACGTACAAAGGATTTTCAGGCATTTTGGATTTCAGCCACCGATGAAGAAGCGATAGGCGCCATTTCTGACGTCTATTTCGACTCCAGAGGCGAATGGAAGGTACGGTTTCTCGTCGCTGACACCCGTACGTGGTTTGTCGGCGGAAAGGTTCTGCTCAGTCCCCAGCTGATTAACCGCCTTGACCTGGCCGGCCAGGCCATTCAGATGAATGCTTCGAAAGACCAGATTAAAGACAGCCCGAAGCCGGACGAACACGAACCTATTTCCCGTTCCTATGAAGCCTCGGTGCTAAATTATTACAGCCTGGAGCCTTATTGGATCCCGACAGCTGGAAGTACTGACACAGAAACGGTCATGCCTGTAGGCGGCCCGTTCGCCCCAATGGATGACGACGATAATAATGCACGTCCTGCCCATGACACAGCTGTCACCGGCGCAGAAGAAAATGAAATGGAAGCTGCCCAAAACAAAGAAGACTACTATCTGCAGAGTACGAAGGATCTTCGCGGCTATGATATTTATACGAACGGCGAAAGCATTGGCACCATTTCTGACGTTGTTTTTGACACAAACGACTGGAGCGTCCAGTTTATCGAAGTCGATACCGCTGGTGCACTATCAAGTGACCACTCCCTTGTTCCGGTGGAATGGTTTAATCAGTTCAGCGCCATGGATGAAAGTGCCACCGCCAGTCTGAGCCGTGAAGCTGTGGAAAATTCGCCTGATTACGAAGCCTCCATGACACTGACCGATGATTACGGCGAAGAAATCCGTCGTCACTTCGGCAGCCCATCAAACAGGTAA